From a region of the Balaenoptera musculus isolate JJ_BM4_2016_0621 chromosome 15, mBalMus1.pri.v3, whole genome shotgun sequence genome:
- the PPL gene encoding periplakin isoform X3, producing the protein MNSLFRKRNKGKYSPTVRTRSISIKELSELIEQLQKNADQVERNIVDTEAKLQSDLARLQEGRQPEHRDSALQKVSDSEKLLYVLEADAAIAKHMKHPQGDMIAEDICQLKERVTNLRGKHKQVYNLAVKEVDPQVNWEALVEEKLDKLSSQSFGSDLPLVDHQVEQHNIFHNEVKAIRPHLTKDGGKEQTGELQAKYQKLLAASQARQQHLSSLQDYMQRCTNELYWLDQQAQSRMQYDWSDCNLDYPSRRRQYENFINRNLEAKEERINKLHSEGDQLLAAKHPGRKSIEAHMEAVHADWKEYLNLLICEESHLKYMEEYHQFHKDVKDAQELLRKVDSDLNQKYSPDFKDQYQIELMLRELDDQEKALDKYEHEVQGLQKRGQQVVPLKYRRETPFKPISVEALCDFESDQGLISRGYSYTLQRNNGESWDLTDSAGNELTAPAVCFMIPPTDPEAVALADSLGSQYQSLRQKAAGSRRALQQRHEVLKAENSGDASDLQGRQLLAGLDKVASDLDRQEKAITGILRPPLEQGRAVQDSAERAEDLKSITKELLRIEPEKASSTAEGEAFMQALPGSGSAALLRTRVEDTQRRYERLVQLLDAAQEKVDVANRLEKSLQQGREVLASYENQLAQEDTVPKSGHALDSKRQELAAMASELQARKALLSEVEQNLQAAKRCSGSLASRFQEHCPDLERQEAEVHKLRQRFDSLCQQAERRVQSLQSTRAAHDAFCSGRDHLLQFLSHIPSYEPQETDGLGQMETKLNNQKNLLHEIARREEEVQKVYAHSQQYQQAVKDYELEAEKLRSLLDLENGRSSHMSKRARLQSPAAKVREEETALAAKFTEVNAINRQRLQNLEFALNLLRQQPEAGMSHEALPGSKPGSGAEETWKIQKELDEEAERRQQLENEVRSAQEEIRTLQNQSPQNAVVRKEVLKKVPDPMLEESLRQTQQTLVEEQRKNQLLQEELEALQLRLRALEQEARDGGQEYTVKEVLRIEPDQTQASEVLRLREELEELRRQKGSREAEALLLQQRIAALAQEKNQVREKVTEKEVVKLQNDPQLEAEFRKLQEDGQREQQLREKQEEELSFLQDKLKRLEKERAMAEGKITIKEVLKVEKDVATEREVSDLTRQYEDEAAKARANKREKTGLLRKIWALEEENAKVVVQEKVREIVRPDPKAESEVANLRLELVEQECKYRGAEEQLKGYQSELEVLRRRGPQVEVKEVTKEVIKYKTDPEMEKELQRLREEIIDKTRLIERCDLEIYQLKQEIQSLKEAKPQVQTKEVVQEILQFQEDPQTKEEVESLRAQLSEEQKKQVDLERERASQEEKIKQKEEELSQVKEKTVQQEVVRYEEEPGLQAEVNAFTESIDAELQQIDGLRGELQQLQRRRAELGRQLEELQCERQARREAELEVQHLKQRLAQLEEEAGEAREKVTLKQKVVLQQDPQQAREHTLLALQLEEERHQRQVLERELETLKKKLEHLEKMEVKEKVVFSKSIQVERGDTEQEIQKLKSSMEAESHSKRVLDAEVSRLEAKLSELEFCNSKSSKELDFLREENHKLQLERQSLQLEARRLQSEIEMAVAETRGLRSMPVAADPGAQLDCRLQSLEQELDDLRQLSRDKDLEIDELQRRLGSVAIKREQRENHLRRSIVVIDPDSGRELSPEEAHRAGLIDWNMFVKLRNQECDWEEISVKGPNGESSVIHDRKSGKKFSIEEALQNGRLTPAQYDRYVNKDMSIQELAVLVSGEK; encoded by the exons CATCTCTATCAAGGAGCTGTCAGAGCTGATTGAGCAGCTGCAGAAGAATGCCGACCAGGTGGAGAGGAACATCGTGGACACGGAGGCCAAGCTGCAGAGC GACCTGGCCCGGCTGCAGGAGGGCCGGCAGCCAGAGCACCGGGACTCGGCCCTGCAGAAGGTTTCAGACTCAGAGAAGCTGCTGTATGTGCTGGAGGCAGACGCGGCCATCGCCAAGCACATGAAGCACCCCCAGGGGGACATGATCGCCGAGGA CATCTGTCAGCTGAAGGAGCGTGTGACCAACCTCCGCGGGAAACACAAGCAGGTCTACAACCTGGCAGTGAAGGAGGTGGACCCGCAGGTCAACTGGGAGGCGCTGGTGGAGGAAAAGCTG GACAAGCTGAGCAGCCAGAGCTTCGGGTCGGACCTGCCGCTGGTGGACCACCAGGTGGAGCAGCACAACATCTTCCACAACGAAGTCAAGGCCATCAGGCCCCACCTGACCAAGGACGGGGGCAAG GAGCAGACCGGCGAACTCCAGGCCAAGTACCAGAAACTGCTG GCGGCGTCTCAGGCACGGCAGCAGCACCTGAGCTCGCTGCAGGACTACATGCAGCGCTGCACCAATGAGCTGTACTGGCTGGACCAGCAGGCCCAGAGCCGCATGCAGTATGACTGGAGCGACTGCAACCTCGACTACCCCAGCCGCCGGCGCCAGTACGAG AATTTCATCAACCGGAACCTGGAGGCCAAAGAGGAGAGAATTAACAAGCTGCACAGCGAGGGTGACCAGCTGCTCGCCGCCAAGCACCCCGGAAGGAAATCCATTGAG GCTCACATGGAGGCTGTGCATGCAGATTGGAAGGAGTACCTGAACCTGCTCATCTGTGAGGAGAGCCATCTGAAGTACATGGAAGAGTACCACCAG TTCCACAAAGACGTGAAGGATGCCCAGGAGCTGCTGCGCAAGGTGGACTCAGACCTGAACCAGAAATACAGCCCCGACTTCAAAGACCAATACCAGATTGAGTTGATGCTGCGGGAGCTGGAC GACCAGGAGAAGGCTCTGGACAAGTACGAGCACGAGGTGCAGGGCCTGCAGAAGCGAGGGCAGCAGGTGGTACCCCTCAAGTACCGCCGGGAGACGCCATTCAAGCCCATCTCCGTGGAGGCGCTCTGTGACTTTGAGAGTGACCAG GGCCTAATCTCTCGGGGCTACAGCTACACCCTGCAGAGGAACAACGGGGAGAGCTGGGACCTCACGGACAGCGCAGGGAATGAGCTGACTGCCCCAGCTGTCTGCTTCATGATCCCTCCCACCGACCCTGAGGCCGTGGCTCTGGCCGACAG CCTGGGCAGCCAGTACCAGAGCCTGCGGCAGAAGGCAGCTGGGAGCAGAAGGGCGCTCCAGCAGCGGCATGAGGTGCTGAAGGCAGAGAACTCTGGAG ATGCCTCTGACCTGCAGGGCCGGCAGCTGCTGGCCGGCTTGGACAAGGTGGCCAGCGACCTGGACCGGCAGGAGAAGGCCATCACAGGGATCCTGCGGCCGCCACTGGAGCAGGGCCGGGCCGTGCAGGACAGTGCTGAGCGGGCCGAGGACCTCAAG AGCATCACCAAGGAGCTGCTGCGCATCGAGCCCGAGAAGGCGAGCAGCACAGCCGAGGGCGAGGCGTTCATGCAGGCCCTCCCGGGCAGTGGCAGTGCGGCCCTGCTGAGGACGCGGGTGGAGGACACCCAGCGCAGATACGAGCGCCTGGTGCAGCTGCTGGACGCGGCCCAGGAGAA GGTTGACGTCGCCAACCGCCTGGAGAAGAGCCTGCAGCAGGGCCGGGAGGTGCTGGCCTCATACGAAAACCAGCTGGCCCAGGAGGACACGGTGCCCAAGAGTGGCCATGCCCTGGACAGCAAGAGGCAGGAGCTGGCA GCCATGGCCTCCGAGCTGCAGGCCCGGAAGGCCCTCCTCAGCGAGGTGGAACAGAATCTGCAGGCCGCCAAGCGGTGCTCTGGCTCGCTGGCCAGCCGCTTCCAGGAGCACTGCCCGGACCTGGAGCGCCAGGAGGCCGAGGTGCACAAGCTGCGCCAGCGCTTTGACAGCCTCTGCCAGCAGGCGGAGCGCAG GGTCCAGAGCCTGCAGAGCACCCGGGCTGCTCACGACGCCTTCTGTAGTGGCCGTGACCACCTGCTGCAGTTCCTGTCCCACATCCCCAGCTACGAGCCCCAGGAGACAGACGGCCTCGGCCAGATGGAGACCAAGCTGAACAACCAGAAG AACCTGCTACATGAGATAgcaagaagggaagaggaagtacAGAAAGTCTACGCCCACTCCCAGCAGTACCAGCAAGCTGTCAAG GACTATGAGTTGGAAGCAGAGAAACTCAGGTCGCTCCTTGACTTGGAGAATGGAAGAAGCAGCCACATGAGCAAGAGGGCCAGGCTCCAGTCCCCTGCCGCCAAAGTGAGGGAAGAG GAAACGGCTCTTGCTGCCAAGTTCACGGAAGTTAATGCCATCAACAGACAGAGGCTGCAGAATCTGGAGTTTGCTCTGAATCTCCTGAGACAG CAGCCTGAGGCAGGCATGAGCCATGAGGCCCTGCCCGGGAGCAAGCCGGGCTCCGGAGCAGAGGAGACGTGGAAGATTCAGAAGGAGCTGGACGAGGAGGCGGAGCGGAGGCAGCAGCTGGAGAATGAGGTCAGGAGCGCCCAGGAGGAGATCCGGACCCTGCAGAACCAGAGCCCGCAGAATGCGGTGGTGAGGAAGGAGGTGCTCAAGAAGGTGCCAGACCCCATGCTGGAGGAGAGCCTCCGGCAGACGCAGCAGACCCTGGTGGAGGAGCAGCGCAAGAACCAGCTGCTTCAGGAGGAGCTGGAGGCGCTGCAGCTGCGGCTGCGCGCCCTGGAGCAGGAGGCCAGGGACGGGGGGCAGGAGTACACGGTCAAGGAGGTTCTGCGCATCGAGCCGGACCAAACCCAGGCCAGCGAGGTCCTGAGGCTgcgggaggagctggaggagctgcGGCGGCAGAAAGGCAGCCGGGAGGCAGAGGCGCTCCTCCTGCAGCAGCGCATCgcagccctggcccaggagaAGAACCAGGTGCGGGAGAAGGTCACCGAGAAGGAGGTGGTGAAACTGCAGAATGACCCCCAGCTGGAGGCAGAGTTCCGGAAGCTGCAGGAGGACGGGCAGCGGGAGCAGCAGCtcagggagaagcaggaggaggagctgaGCTTCCTCCAGGACAAGCTGAAGAGGCTGGAGAAGGAGCGGGCCATGGCCGAGGGCAAGATCACCATCAAGGAGGTGCTCAAGGTGGAGAAGGATGTGGCAACCGAGAGGGAGGTGAGTGACCTCACACGCCAGTATGAGGACGAGGCCGCCAAGGCTCGTGCCAACAAGAGGGAGAAAACAGGGCTGCTCCGAAAGATCTGGGCCTTGGAGGAGGAAAACGCCAAAGTGGTCGTGCAGGAGAAAGTGCGGGAGATCGTCCGGCCAGACCCCAAGGCAGAGAGTGAGGTGGCCAACCTCCGCCTGGAGCTGGTCGAGCAGGAGTGCAAGTACCGGGGGGCCGAGGAGCAGCTGAAGGGCTACCAGAGCGAGCTGGAGGTGCTCCGGAGGCGGGGCCCCCAGGTGGAGGTCAAGGAAGTGACGAAGGAGGTCATCAAATACAAGACCGACCCCGAGATGGAGAaggagcttcagaggctcagggaggagaTCATCGACAAGACCAGACTCATCGAAAGGTGTGACCTGGAGATCTACCAGCTGAAGCAGGAGATCCAGTCCCTGAAAGAGGCCAAACCCCAGGTGCAGACCAAGGAGGTGGTCCAGGAGATCCTGCAGTTCCAGGAAGACCCCCAGACCAAAGAGGAAGTGGAGTCTCTGAGGGCCCAGCTGTCCGAGGAACAGAAGAAGCAAGTGgatctggagagagagagggcgtcccaggaggagaaaatcaaacagaaggAGGAAGAGCTTTCCCAGGTGAAGGAGAAGACGGTGCAGCAGGAGGTCGTCAGGTACGAGGAGGAGCCAGGCCTGCAGGCCGAGGTGAACGCCTTCACCGAGAGCATCGACGCGGAGCTGCAGCAGATCGATGGCCTCCGCGGGGAGCTGCAGCAGCTGCAGCGCAGGCGAGCGGAGCTGGGGCGCCAGCTGGAGGAGCTGCAGTGCGAGCGGCAGGCACGCAGGGAGGCCGAGCTGGAGGTGCAGCACCTGAAGCAGCGGCTGGcccagctggaggaggaggcggGGGAGGCCCGGGAAAAGGTGACCCTCAAGCAGAAGGTGGTGCTGCAGCAGGACCCCCAGCAGGCCCGGGAGCACACCCTGCTCGCGCTGCAGCTGGAGGAAGAGCGGCACCAGCGGCAGGTCCTGGAGCGTGAGCTCGAGACCCTGAAGAAAAAGCTGGAGCACCTGGAGAAGATGGAGGTCAAggagaaggtggtcttctccaaGAGCATCCAGGTGGAGAGAGGCGACACCGAGCAGGAGATTCAGAAGCTGAAGAGCAGCATGGAGGCGGAGAGCCACAGCAAGAGGGTGCTGGACGCGGAGGTGAGCCGGCTGGAGGCCAAGCTGTCGGAGCTGGAGTTCTGTAACTCCAAGTCATCCAAGGAGCTGGATTTCCTGAGGGAAGAGAACCACAAACTGCAGCTGGAGAGGCAGAGCCTGCAGCTCGAGGCCCGCAGGCTCCAGTCCGAAATCGAGATGGCGGTGGCGGAGACGCGGGGCCTAAGGAGCATGCCGGTGGCAGCGGATCCCGGGGCGCAGCTCGACTGCCGCCTCCAGTCCCTGGAGCAGGAGCTGGACGACCTCAGGCAGCTCTCCAGAGACAAAGACCTGGAGATCGACGAGCTGCAGCGGCGCCTGGGCTCCGTGGCCATCAAGCGGGAGCAAAGAGAGAACCACCTGCGGCGCTCCATCGTGGTCATCGACCCCGACTCGGGCCGCGAACTGTCCCCAGAGGAAGCCCACCGGGCCGGCCTCATCGACTGGAACATGTTTGTGAAACTCAGGAACCAGGAGTGCGACTGGGAGGAAATCTCCGTCAAGGGTCCCAACGGGGAGTCCTCCGTGATCCATGACAGGAAGTCTGGCAAGAAGTTCTCCATCGAAGAGGCCCTGCAGAACGGAAGGCTGACCCCTGCCCAGTACGACCGCTACGTCAACAAGGATATGTCCATCCAGGAGCTGGCCGTCCTGGTGTCCGGGGAGAAGTAG
- the PPL gene encoding periplakin isoform X4 has translation MSLQLQSISIKELSELIEQLQKNADQVERNIVDTEAKLQSDLARLQEGRQPEHRDSALQKVSDSEKLLYVLEADAAIAKHMKHPQGDMIAEDICQLKERVTNLRGKHKQVYNLAVKEVDPQVNWEALVEEKLDKLSSQSFGSDLPLVDHQVEQHNIFHNEVKAIRPHLTKDGGKEQTGELQAKYQKLLAASQARQQHLSSLQDYMQRCTNELYWLDQQAQSRMQYDWSDCNLDYPSRRRQYENFINRNLEAKEERINKLHSEGDQLLAAKHPGRKSIEAHMEAVHADWKEYLNLLICEESHLKYMEEYHQFHKDVKDAQELLRKVDSDLNQKYSPDFKDQYQIELMLRELDDQEKALDKYEHEVQGLQKRGQQVVPLKYRRETPFKPISVEALCDFESDQGLISRGYSYTLQRNNGESWDLTDSAGNELTAPAVCFMIPPTDPEAVALADSLGSQYQSLRQKAAGSRRALQQRHEVLKAENSGDASDLQGRQLLAGLDKVASDLDRQEKAITGILRPPLEQGRAVQDSAERAEDLKSITKELLRIEPEKASSTAEGEAFMQALPGSGSAALLRTRVEDTQRRYERLVQLLDAAQEKVDVANRLEKSLQQGREVLASYENQLAQEDTVPKSGHALDSKRQELAAMASELQARKALLSEVEQNLQAAKRCSGSLASRFQEHCPDLERQEAEVHKLRQRFDSLCQQAERRVQSLQSTRAAHDAFCSGRDHLLQFLSHIPSYEPQETDGLGQMETKLNNQKNLLHEIARREEEVQKVYAHSQQYQQAVKDYELEAEKLRSLLDLENGRSSHMSKRARLQSPAAKVREEETALAAKFTEVNAINRQRLQNLEFALNLLRQQPEAGMSHEALPGSKPGSGAEETWKIQKELDEEAERRQQLENEVRSAQEEIRTLQNQSPQNAVVRKEVLKKVPDPMLEESLRQTQQTLVEEQRKNQLLQEELEALQLRLRALEQEARDGGQEYTVKEVLRIEPDQTQASEVLRLREELEELRRQKGSREAEALLLQQRIAALAQEKNQVREKVTEKEVVKLQNDPQLEAEFRKLQEDGQREQQLREKQEEELSFLQDKLKRLEKERAMAEGKITIKEVLKVEKDVATEREVSDLTRQYEDEAAKARANKREKTGLLRKIWALEEENAKVVVQEKVREIVRPDPKAESEVANLRLELVEQECKYRGAEEQLKGYQSELEVLRRRGPQVEVKEVTKEVIKYKTDPEMEKELQRLREEIIDKTRLIERCDLEIYQLKQEIQSLKEAKPQVQTKEVVQEILQFQEDPQTKEEVESLRAQLSEEQKKQVDLERERASQEEKIKQKEEELSQVKEKTVQQEVVRYEEEPGLQAEVNAFTESIDAELQQIDGLRGELQQLQRRRAELGRQLEELQCERQARREAELEVQHLKQRLAQLEEEAGEAREKVTLKQKVVLQQDPQQAREHTLLALQLEEERHQRQVLERELETLKKKLEHLEKMEVKEKVVFSKSIQVERGDTEQEIQKLKSSMEAESHSKRVLDAEVSRLEAKLSELEFCNSKSSKELDFLREENHKLQLERQSLQLEARRLQSEIEMAVAETRGLRSMPVAADPGAQLDCRLQSLEQELDDLRQLSRDKDLEIDELQRRLGSVAIKREQRENHLRRSIVVIDPDSGRELSPEEAHRAGLIDWNMFVKLRNQECDWEEISVKGPNGESSVIHDRKSGKKFSIEEALQNGRLTPAQYDRYVNKDMSIQELAVLVSGEK, from the exons CATCTCTATCAAGGAGCTGTCAGAGCTGATTGAGCAGCTGCAGAAGAATGCCGACCAGGTGGAGAGGAACATCGTGGACACGGAGGCCAAGCTGCAGAGC GACCTGGCCCGGCTGCAGGAGGGCCGGCAGCCAGAGCACCGGGACTCGGCCCTGCAGAAGGTTTCAGACTCAGAGAAGCTGCTGTATGTGCTGGAGGCAGACGCGGCCATCGCCAAGCACATGAAGCACCCCCAGGGGGACATGATCGCCGAGGA CATCTGTCAGCTGAAGGAGCGTGTGACCAACCTCCGCGGGAAACACAAGCAGGTCTACAACCTGGCAGTGAAGGAGGTGGACCCGCAGGTCAACTGGGAGGCGCTGGTGGAGGAAAAGCTG GACAAGCTGAGCAGCCAGAGCTTCGGGTCGGACCTGCCGCTGGTGGACCACCAGGTGGAGCAGCACAACATCTTCCACAACGAAGTCAAGGCCATCAGGCCCCACCTGACCAAGGACGGGGGCAAG GAGCAGACCGGCGAACTCCAGGCCAAGTACCAGAAACTGCTG GCGGCGTCTCAGGCACGGCAGCAGCACCTGAGCTCGCTGCAGGACTACATGCAGCGCTGCACCAATGAGCTGTACTGGCTGGACCAGCAGGCCCAGAGCCGCATGCAGTATGACTGGAGCGACTGCAACCTCGACTACCCCAGCCGCCGGCGCCAGTACGAG AATTTCATCAACCGGAACCTGGAGGCCAAAGAGGAGAGAATTAACAAGCTGCACAGCGAGGGTGACCAGCTGCTCGCCGCCAAGCACCCCGGAAGGAAATCCATTGAG GCTCACATGGAGGCTGTGCATGCAGATTGGAAGGAGTACCTGAACCTGCTCATCTGTGAGGAGAGCCATCTGAAGTACATGGAAGAGTACCACCAG TTCCACAAAGACGTGAAGGATGCCCAGGAGCTGCTGCGCAAGGTGGACTCAGACCTGAACCAGAAATACAGCCCCGACTTCAAAGACCAATACCAGATTGAGTTGATGCTGCGGGAGCTGGAC GACCAGGAGAAGGCTCTGGACAAGTACGAGCACGAGGTGCAGGGCCTGCAGAAGCGAGGGCAGCAGGTGGTACCCCTCAAGTACCGCCGGGAGACGCCATTCAAGCCCATCTCCGTGGAGGCGCTCTGTGACTTTGAGAGTGACCAG GGCCTAATCTCTCGGGGCTACAGCTACACCCTGCAGAGGAACAACGGGGAGAGCTGGGACCTCACGGACAGCGCAGGGAATGAGCTGACTGCCCCAGCTGTCTGCTTCATGATCCCTCCCACCGACCCTGAGGCCGTGGCTCTGGCCGACAG CCTGGGCAGCCAGTACCAGAGCCTGCGGCAGAAGGCAGCTGGGAGCAGAAGGGCGCTCCAGCAGCGGCATGAGGTGCTGAAGGCAGAGAACTCTGGAG ATGCCTCTGACCTGCAGGGCCGGCAGCTGCTGGCCGGCTTGGACAAGGTGGCCAGCGACCTGGACCGGCAGGAGAAGGCCATCACAGGGATCCTGCGGCCGCCACTGGAGCAGGGCCGGGCCGTGCAGGACAGTGCTGAGCGGGCCGAGGACCTCAAG AGCATCACCAAGGAGCTGCTGCGCATCGAGCCCGAGAAGGCGAGCAGCACAGCCGAGGGCGAGGCGTTCATGCAGGCCCTCCCGGGCAGTGGCAGTGCGGCCCTGCTGAGGACGCGGGTGGAGGACACCCAGCGCAGATACGAGCGCCTGGTGCAGCTGCTGGACGCGGCCCAGGAGAA GGTTGACGTCGCCAACCGCCTGGAGAAGAGCCTGCAGCAGGGCCGGGAGGTGCTGGCCTCATACGAAAACCAGCTGGCCCAGGAGGACACGGTGCCCAAGAGTGGCCATGCCCTGGACAGCAAGAGGCAGGAGCTGGCA GCCATGGCCTCCGAGCTGCAGGCCCGGAAGGCCCTCCTCAGCGAGGTGGAACAGAATCTGCAGGCCGCCAAGCGGTGCTCTGGCTCGCTGGCCAGCCGCTTCCAGGAGCACTGCCCGGACCTGGAGCGCCAGGAGGCCGAGGTGCACAAGCTGCGCCAGCGCTTTGACAGCCTCTGCCAGCAGGCGGAGCGCAG GGTCCAGAGCCTGCAGAGCACCCGGGCTGCTCACGACGCCTTCTGTAGTGGCCGTGACCACCTGCTGCAGTTCCTGTCCCACATCCCCAGCTACGAGCCCCAGGAGACAGACGGCCTCGGCCAGATGGAGACCAAGCTGAACAACCAGAAG AACCTGCTACATGAGATAgcaagaagggaagaggaagtacAGAAAGTCTACGCCCACTCCCAGCAGTACCAGCAAGCTGTCAAG GACTATGAGTTGGAAGCAGAGAAACTCAGGTCGCTCCTTGACTTGGAGAATGGAAGAAGCAGCCACATGAGCAAGAGGGCCAGGCTCCAGTCCCCTGCCGCCAAAGTGAGGGAAGAG GAAACGGCTCTTGCTGCCAAGTTCACGGAAGTTAATGCCATCAACAGACAGAGGCTGCAGAATCTGGAGTTTGCTCTGAATCTCCTGAGACAG CAGCCTGAGGCAGGCATGAGCCATGAGGCCCTGCCCGGGAGCAAGCCGGGCTCCGGAGCAGAGGAGACGTGGAAGATTCAGAAGGAGCTGGACGAGGAGGCGGAGCGGAGGCAGCAGCTGGAGAATGAGGTCAGGAGCGCCCAGGAGGAGATCCGGACCCTGCAGAACCAGAGCCCGCAGAATGCGGTGGTGAGGAAGGAGGTGCTCAAGAAGGTGCCAGACCCCATGCTGGAGGAGAGCCTCCGGCAGACGCAGCAGACCCTGGTGGAGGAGCAGCGCAAGAACCAGCTGCTTCAGGAGGAGCTGGAGGCGCTGCAGCTGCGGCTGCGCGCCCTGGAGCAGGAGGCCAGGGACGGGGGGCAGGAGTACACGGTCAAGGAGGTTCTGCGCATCGAGCCGGACCAAACCCAGGCCAGCGAGGTCCTGAGGCTgcgggaggagctggaggagctgcGGCGGCAGAAAGGCAGCCGGGAGGCAGAGGCGCTCCTCCTGCAGCAGCGCATCgcagccctggcccaggagaAGAACCAGGTGCGGGAGAAGGTCACCGAGAAGGAGGTGGTGAAACTGCAGAATGACCCCCAGCTGGAGGCAGAGTTCCGGAAGCTGCAGGAGGACGGGCAGCGGGAGCAGCAGCtcagggagaagcaggaggaggagctgaGCTTCCTCCAGGACAAGCTGAAGAGGCTGGAGAAGGAGCGGGCCATGGCCGAGGGCAAGATCACCATCAAGGAGGTGCTCAAGGTGGAGAAGGATGTGGCAACCGAGAGGGAGGTGAGTGACCTCACACGCCAGTATGAGGACGAGGCCGCCAAGGCTCGTGCCAACAAGAGGGAGAAAACAGGGCTGCTCCGAAAGATCTGGGCCTTGGAGGAGGAAAACGCCAAAGTGGTCGTGCAGGAGAAAGTGCGGGAGATCGTCCGGCCAGACCCCAAGGCAGAGAGTGAGGTGGCCAACCTCCGCCTGGAGCTGGTCGAGCAGGAGTGCAAGTACCGGGGGGCCGAGGAGCAGCTGAAGGGCTACCAGAGCGAGCTGGAGGTGCTCCGGAGGCGGGGCCCCCAGGTGGAGGTCAAGGAAGTGACGAAGGAGGTCATCAAATACAAGACCGACCCCGAGATGGAGAaggagcttcagaggctcagggaggagaTCATCGACAAGACCAGACTCATCGAAAGGTGTGACCTGGAGATCTACCAGCTGAAGCAGGAGATCCAGTCCCTGAAAGAGGCCAAACCCCAGGTGCAGACCAAGGAGGTGGTCCAGGAGATCCTGCAGTTCCAGGAAGACCCCCAGACCAAAGAGGAAGTGGAGTCTCTGAGGGCCCAGCTGTCCGAGGAACAGAAGAAGCAAGTGgatctggagagagagagggcgtcccaggaggagaaaatcaaacagaaggAGGAAGAGCTTTCCCAGGTGAAGGAGAAGACGGTGCAGCAGGAGGTCGTCAGGTACGAGGAGGAGCCAGGCCTGCAGGCCGAGGTGAACGCCTTCACCGAGAGCATCGACGCGGAGCTGCAGCAGATCGATGGCCTCCGCGGGGAGCTGCAGCAGCTGCAGCGCAGGCGAGCGGAGCTGGGGCGCCAGCTGGAGGAGCTGCAGTGCGAGCGGCAGGCACGCAGGGAGGCCGAGCTGGAGGTGCAGCACCTGAAGCAGCGGCTGGcccagctggaggaggaggcggGGGAGGCCCGGGAAAAGGTGACCCTCAAGCAGAAGGTGGTGCTGCAGCAGGACCCCCAGCAGGCCCGGGAGCACACCCTGCTCGCGCTGCAGCTGGAGGAAGAGCGGCACCAGCGGCAGGTCCTGGAGCGTGAGCTCGAGACCCTGAAGAAAAAGCTGGAGCACCTGGAGAAGATGGAGGTCAAggagaaggtggtcttctccaaGAGCATCCAGGTGGAGAGAGGCGACACCGAGCAGGAGATTCAGAAGCTGAAGAGCAGCATGGAGGCGGAGAGCCACAGCAAGAGGGTGCTGGACGCGGAGGTGAGCCGGCTGGAGGCCAAGCTGTCGGAGCTGGAGTTCTGTAACTCCAAGTCATCCAAGGAGCTGGATTTCCTGAGGGAAGAGAACCACAAACTGCAGCTGGAGAGGCAGAGCCTGCAGCTCGAGGCCCGCAGGCTCCAGTCCGAAATCGAGATGGCGGTGGCGGAGACGCGGGGCCTAAGGAGCATGCCGGTGGCAGCGGATCCCGGGGCGCAGCTCGACTGCCGCCTCCAGTCCCTGGAGCAGGAGCTGGACGACCTCAGGCAGCTCTCCAGAGACAAAGACCTGGAGATCGACGAGCTGCAGCGGCGCCTGGGCTCCGTGGCCATCAAGCGGGAGCAAAGAGAGAACCACCTGCGGCGCTCCATCGTGGTCATCGACCCCGACTCGGGCCGCGAACTGTCCCCAGAGGAAGCCCACCGGGCCGGCCTCATCGACTGGAACATGTTTGTGAAACTCAGGAACCAGGAGTGCGACTGGGAGGAAATCTCCGTCAAGGGTCCCAACGGGGAGTCCTCCGTGATCCATGACAGGAAGTCTGGCAAGAAGTTCTCCATCGAAGAGGCCCTGCAGAACGGAAGGCTGACCCCTGCCCAGTACGACCGCTACGTCAACAAGGATATGTCCATCCAGGAGCTGGCCGTCCTGGTGTCCGGGGAGAAGTAG